The proteins below come from a single uncultured Flavobacterium sp. genomic window:
- a CDS encoding YchJ family metal-binding protein, which yields MENKKCFCDTGLSFNDCCGLYLESNQKAPTALALMRSRYSAYATHNADYLLETTYVSERQYYSKAEILKWATSNKWQKLEILSFTENTVEFKAYFLDSNQKTQVHYEFSTFKFENNAWFYLDGKFE from the coding sequence ATGGAGAATAAAAAATGCTTTTGCGATACCGGTTTATCGTTTAATGATTGCTGCGGATTATATCTAGAAAGCAATCAAAAAGCACCAACAGCATTGGCTTTAATGCGTTCGAGATATTCAGCTTATGCAACTCATAATGCAGATTATCTTTTAGAAACCACTTATGTTTCTGAAAGACAATATTACTCAAAAGCAGAAATTTTAAAATGGGCAACAAGCAATAAGTGGCAAAAACTTGAAATCTTAAGTTTTACCGAAAATACTGTTGAGTTCAAAGCCTATTTTTTAGATTCAAATCAAAAAACTCAGGTGCATTACGAATTTTCTACTTTTAAATTCGAAAATAATGCATGGTTTTATCTTGACGGAAAGTTTGAATAA
- a CDS encoding DUF6377 domain-containing protein — MQRILILFFFVAGFSLTAKETNPVLEELDKVLLKKEVYLKQKYHKIEALKRNVSKFTVSQNNEQLYNTYMALFEEYKSFKYDSAYYYLEEAKIKAIVLKDPKYLTKSRIKEGFVLLSSGLFKEAIDTLNIIDDKNLDQKHKFEYYAIKARAYYDLADYNRDQRFNIHYVQQGNHFLKKALELIGTNTNEYWAAESLKRLKQQDWRGAEFAFSYWINNYDLPPDYYGIATSSLGYIYSERGYTKKAIQYLALAAIADVKNATKETVALRNLANELFKMGYLDKANEYINIAMDDATFYNARHRKIEISSILPIIEKAQLNNVKDKNDKLEKIIILLTILTLIIVLFSIIIFKQLKERNKARKIMASSYAQLQEMNVSLSEANAIKEEYITYFIKATSAFINKIDHIQKSTLHKIITKKTDEVIASLKRYNVKEERENLFHQFDEIFLKLFPTFVTDFNHLFPNDHKCIVKKGELLNTELRIFALYRLGIQDSSQMAEFLELSVATIYTYKTRIKSKSDFKDTFEEKIMAIKTI; from the coding sequence ATGCAAAGAATATTAATTCTATTTTTTTTCGTTGCGGGTTTTTCTCTAACTGCCAAAGAGACAAATCCTGTTCTAGAAGAATTAGATAAAGTGCTACTTAAAAAAGAGGTCTACTTAAAACAGAAGTACCATAAAATTGAGGCATTAAAAAGAAATGTTTCAAAATTTACGGTAAGTCAAAACAACGAGCAGTTGTACAACACTTATATGGCGTTATTTGAAGAATATAAATCTTTTAAATATGACTCGGCTTATTACTATCTTGAAGAAGCCAAGATAAAAGCGATTGTTTTAAAAGATCCTAAATATTTAACCAAAAGCCGTATCAAAGAAGGTTTTGTATTGCTTTCGTCAGGACTTTTTAAAGAAGCTATAGATACTTTGAATATTATTGACGACAAAAATCTCGATCAAAAACACAAATTTGAATATTATGCTATCAAAGCCCGCGCTTATTATGATTTAGCCGATTACAATCGGGATCAGCGTTTTAATATTCATTACGTACAACAAGGAAATCATTTTCTTAAAAAAGCACTAGAACTTATTGGCACAAATACCAACGAATACTGGGCTGCCGAAAGCTTAAAACGCTTAAAACAACAAGATTGGCGCGGCGCCGAATTTGCTTTTAGCTATTGGATCAATAATTATGATTTACCACCGGATTATTATGGTATTGCAACTTCAAGCTTAGGTTATATTTATTCTGAAAGAGGATATACTAAAAAAGCAATTCAGTATTTAGCGCTCGCAGCAATCGCCGATGTTAAAAATGCTACGAAAGAAACCGTTGCGCTTAGAAATCTAGCCAATGAACTCTTTAAAATGGGTTATCTCGACAAAGCAAACGAGTACATTAACATTGCAATGGATGATGCCACATTTTATAATGCAAGGCATCGTAAAATTGAAATTTCGTCGATTTTACCCATTATCGAAAAAGCACAATTAAACAACGTAAAAGACAAAAATGATAAACTAGAAAAAATCATTATTCTGTTAACCATACTTACATTGATTATCGTTTTATTCTCGATTATTATTTTCAAACAATTAAAGGAAAGAAATAAAGCCAGAAAAATAATGGCGTCATCTTATGCTCAACTTCAGGAAATGAATGTTAGTTTGAGTGAAGCCAATGCGATTAAAGAAGAATATATTACGTATTTTATCAAGGCAACTTCTGCTTTTATCAATAAAATAGATCATATTCAGAAAAGTACACTGCATAAAATCATTACCAAGAAAACCGATGAGGTTATTGCGAGTTTAAAACGTTATAATGTAAAGGAAGAGCGCGAGAATCTATTCCATCAATTTGATGAAATCTTCCTGAAGTTGTTCCCCACTTTTGTGACAGATTTTAATCATTTATTCCCAAATGACCATAAATGTATTGTCAAAAAAGGAGAGCTTTTAAATACTGAACTTCGCATTTTTGCTTTGTATCGATTAGGGATTCAGGACAGTAGTCAAATGGCGGAATTTCTGGAACTTTCTGTGGCTACAATTTATACCTACAAAACCAGAATCAAAAGCAAATCAGACTTTAAAGATACTTTTGAAGAAAAAATAATGGCGATCAAAACTATTTAA
- a CDS encoding sterol desaturase family protein gives MEHINFLAFAMPAFFLFLFLEYKLAQRKKRPEIFNYESSVSNISIGIAERLINLFIAASFYQLYYLIYDNYRIFDIQSTIFVWLALILATDFVWYWYHRLGHEVNFFWAAHIVHHHSEEFNFTAAARITTFQAIIRTGFWCILPFVGFHPSMVITMLIVHGAYSFFTHTQLIGRIKWLEYVFVTPSIHGIHHASDEKYLDKNYGDMFTFWDRIFGTFQEEEEKPKYGLTHPLKSYSFLWQHFHYYFEIYELWKRSKGFKARWKAVFGSPANMDQDIRPILEKRFLQDKTNPNQRLRFRNYLYIQLGLSTLVLTVFTYYFDLLNVLDKVFVLSVILITLINCGALLEQRKWIYYLEYARIFMITTYFLYRENLLAFFFVPLAIMIFAEQLFSLSKYYQNMILQLETSE, from the coding sequence ATGGAACATATCAATTTTCTAGCTTTTGCAATGCCCGCTTTTTTTCTTTTCTTATTTTTAGAATACAAATTAGCACAACGTAAAAAGAGACCGGAAATTTTTAATTACGAAAGTTCAGTGTCTAATATTAGCATTGGTATTGCAGAGCGATTGATAAATTTATTTATAGCCGCAAGTTTCTATCAGTTGTATTATTTGATATATGACAATTATAGAATTTTTGATATTCAGAGTACTATATTTGTTTGGTTGGCGCTAATTTTGGCTACAGATTTTGTTTGGTATTGGTATCATAGATTGGGTCATGAAGTCAATTTTTTCTGGGCTGCCCACATTGTACATCATCATAGCGAAGAATTTAATTTTACGGCAGCGGCCAGAATCACAACTTTTCAGGCGATTATCAGAACAGGATTTTGGTGTATTTTACCTTTTGTTGGTTTTCATCCATCAATGGTAATTACAATGCTTATTGTGCACGGAGCCTATTCGTTTTTTACACATACACAGCTTATTGGAAGAATAAAATGGCTGGAATATGTTTTTGTAACGCCATCAATTCACGGAATTCATCACGCTTCTGATGAAAAATATTTAGACAAAAACTACGGAGATATGTTCACCTTTTGGGATCGTATTTTTGGAACTTTCCAGGAAGAAGAAGAAAAACCAAAATATGGATTAACACATCCGTTAAAGAGTTATAGTTTCTTGTGGCAGCACTTTCATTATTATTTTGAAATTTATGAATTATGGAAACGTTCAAAAGGTTTTAAAGCCAGATGGAAAGCTGTTTTTGGAAGTCCTGCAAATATGGATCAGGATATTCGTCCCATATTAGAAAAACGTTTTTTGCAGGATAAAACCAATCCAAATCAAAGATTGAGATTTAGAAATTACCTTTATATACAATTAGGATTATCTACTTTGGTTTTAACTGTTTTCACTTATTATTTTGATTTGCTAAATGTTCTCGATAAAGTTTTTGTGCTTTCTGTTATTTTAATAACGCTTATTAATTGCGGTGCTTTATTAGAACAGCGAAAATGGATTTATTATCTTGAATATGCACGTATTTTTATGATTACAACTTATTTTTTATATCGGGAAAATTTGCTTGCGTTTTTCTTTGTTCCGTTGGCAATTATGATTTTTGCCGAGCAATTATTCTCTCTAAGCAAATATTATCAAAATATGATACTTCAATTAGAAACCTCAGAATAA
- a CDS encoding DUF5004 domain-containing protein, with amino-acid sequence MRCKSIYWLAVIMCLFAIGCDNTDDGSYVDPITIYEKVNGNWGLTNLKMVDEFAKANNIGPHEENLSTFFNYEDFKIKFSVDEKNKPTSYEVTGNVPPLFAPKGYWQLSSDFQQTNATGPARIYLYSDAQKTQKTDELLLTSVPGKSGEMELQLVHSSGGSPFVSYVFKLNAIK; translated from the coding sequence ATGAGATGTAAAAGTATTTATTGGTTAGCTGTTATTATGTGTCTATTTGCCATTGGCTGTGACAACACAGATGACGGAAGCTACGTTGATCCAATTACCATTTATGAGAAAGTAAATGGAAACTGGGGATTAACAAATTTGAAGATGGTAGATGAATTTGCAAAGGCAAATAATATCGGACCACACGAAGAAAACTTGAGCACATTTTTTAACTACGAAGATTTTAAAATCAAATTTAGCGTAGACGAAAAAAACAAACCTACAAGTTATGAAGTTACGGGCAATGTTCCTCCATTATTTGCCCCAAAAGGATACTGGCAGTTAAGCTCAGATTTTCAACAAACAAACGCAACCGGCCCTGCAAGAATTTATTTGTATAGCGATGCCCAAAAAACTCAAAAAACCGATGAGCTTTTATTGACTTCTGTTCCGGGTAAAAGCGGTGAGATGGAACTTCAATTGGTGCACTCTTCAGGAGGCAGTCCGTTTGTGTCTTATGTTTTCAAATTAAATGCTATTAAATAA
- a CDS encoding EamA family transporter yields MLFLVLSILCSVIVGVIFKITRKYNGNPTQIVTFNYVFALILCYLTFCPDLTEVDEKAPWNIYIAIGVLLPVVFLFLVASIKYMGIVKTDAAQRLSLFIPILAAWFIFKEEFNSYKVIGLVIGFLALLFILKKQSENAENKWIYPAVVLLGFGVIDILFKQIALYTTLPYTTSLFVVFCIALGIAILISVYEISIKSAKLEPKNILFGGLVGIFNFGNILFYLKVHKAFADNPSTVFAGMNMGVIILGSFVGLLFFKEKLSKINFVGIFLALISIILIVISQFN; encoded by the coding sequence ATGCTGTTTCTTGTTCTAAGTATTCTTTGTAGCGTAATTGTTGGAGTAATTTTCAAAATAACCCGAAAATATAATGGCAATCCAACTCAAATTGTCACTTTTAATTATGTATTTGCACTTATACTTTGTTATCTAACCTTTTGCCCGGATTTAACTGAAGTTGATGAGAAAGCACCTTGGAATATTTACATTGCGATTGGTGTTTTATTACCTGTAGTTTTTCTGTTTTTAGTCGCTTCCATAAAGTATATGGGAATTGTAAAAACAGATGCAGCACAGCGATTATCTCTATTTATACCAATTTTGGCTGCCTGGTTTATCTTTAAAGAAGAGTTCAACTCTTATAAAGTAATCGGACTTGTAATTGGGTTTCTGGCGCTTTTATTCATCTTAAAAAAGCAATCTGAAAACGCAGAAAACAAATGGATTTATCCTGCTGTAGTTTTACTGGGTTTTGGAGTTATTGATATACTTTTCAAACAAATTGCATTATATACTACTTTGCCTTACACGACTTCGTTATTTGTGGTTTTTTGTATAGCATTGGGTATTGCAATTTTAATTAGTGTTTATGAAATTAGTATTAAAAGTGCCAAATTAGAACCTAAAAATATTCTTTTTGGTGGTTTAGTCGGAATCTTCAATTTTGGAAATATCTTGTTTTATTTAAAAGTACATAAGGCTTTCGCCGATAATCCTTCGACTGTTTTTGCAGGAATGAATATGGGAGTTATTATCTTGGGAAGTTTCGTTGGTTTGCTTTTTTTTAAAGAAAAACTGTCTAAAATAAACTTTGTAGGGATCTTTTTAGCCTTAATTTCTATTATTTTGATAGTTATTTCGCAATTTAACTAG
- a CDS encoding sigma 54-interacting transcriptional regulator, with amino-acid sequence MEINNIKNLGQLKASGYKSISIKDELRNNLREKIKSGKPVFEGVHGFENTVIPELERAILSRHNINLLGLRGQAKTRLARKMVELLDEYIPFVTDSEINDDPLNPISRFAKDIIAEKGDETPISWLHRHERFFEKLATPDVTVADLIGDVDPIKAANLKLSYADDRVIHFGMIPRANRSIFVINELPDLQARIQVALFNILQEGDIQIRGFKLRMPLDMQFVFTANPEDYTNRGSIVTPLKDRIGSQILTHYPESVAIARTITEQEAKLDETQHKLVHVPSLAKDILEQISFEARDSEYIDNKSGVSARMSITAFESLMSTAERRALKAGVDKTILRLSDFIGIIPAITGKVELVYEGEQEGAAAVAQNLIGSAIRTLFPTLLPKIEKLEKPGEKTPYSDLIEWFFAESGFELLDDASDKEYQAILDEVTPLDVLLKKYQPQLDKKDQYFMKEFILWGLVEYKKLSKDRFALGHQFKDMYGSYISKL; translated from the coding sequence ATGGAAATAAACAACATAAAAAATTTAGGTCAATTAAAAGCCTCGGGATATAAAAGCATAAGTATCAAGGATGAATTACGAAATAATCTTCGTGAGAAAATCAAATCCGGAAAACCGGTTTTTGAAGGCGTTCATGGTTTCGAGAATACAGTAATTCCAGAGTTAGAACGTGCTATTTTATCACGTCACAACATTAATTTATTAGGACTTCGAGGTCAGGCAAAAACTCGTTTGGCGCGCAAAATGGTTGAATTATTAGATGAATATATTCCGTTTGTAACGGATTCTGAGATTAATGATGATCCTTTAAATCCAATTTCACGTTTTGCAAAAGATATCATTGCCGAAAAAGGTGACGAAACTCCAATTTCATGGTTGCATAGACACGAGCGTTTCTTCGAAAAATTAGCAACACCGGATGTTACTGTTGCCGATTTAATTGGAGACGTTGACCCAATTAAAGCCGCAAACTTAAAACTATCTTATGCAGATGATCGCGTGATACATTTCGGGATGATTCCGAGAGCGAACAGATCTATTTTTGTTATAAACGAATTACCTGATTTACAAGCAAGAATTCAGGTAGCATTATTTAATATTCTGCAGGAAGGTGATATTCAAATTAGAGGTTTTAAGTTGCGAATGCCACTTGATATGCAGTTTGTATTTACAGCAAATCCTGAGGATTATACCAATAGAGGAAGCATTGTGACGCCTCTAAAAGACAGAATTGGTTCTCAAATTCTGACACATTATCCTGAAAGTGTTGCCATTGCCAGAACTATTACAGAGCAAGAAGCAAAACTAGACGAAACACAGCACAAACTTGTTCATGTGCCAAGTTTAGCCAAAGATATTCTAGAGCAAATAAGTTTTGAAGCTCGTGATAGCGAATACATTGACAACAAAAGTGGTGTAAGTGCAAGAATGAGTATTACAGCTTTTGAGAGTTTAATGAGTACTGCAGAACGCCGTGCATTAAAAGCTGGAGTCGATAAAACTATTTTACGTTTATCTGACTTTATCGGAATTATTCCTGCTATTACCGGAAAAGTAGAGTTGGTTTATGAAGGAGAGCAGGAGGGAGCAGCAGCAGTAGCTCAAAATTTAATTGGTTCAGCAATTCGAACATTATTTCCAACACTTTTGCCTAAAATAGAAAAACTTGAAAAACCGGGCGAGAAAACGCCATATTCTGATTTAATAGAATGGTTTTTTGCCGAAAGTGGTTTCGAATTATTAGACGATGCCTCAGACAAGGAATATCAGGCTATTTTGGACGAAGTAACTCCTTTAGATGTTTTATTAAAGAAATATCAGCCGCAATTAGATAAAAAAGACCAATATTTCATGAAAGAATTTATTTTATGGGGATTGGTAGAATATAAAAAATTAAGCAAAGATCGTTTTGCACTAGGACATCAGTTTAAAGATATGTACGGAAGTTATATTAGTAAATTGTAA
- a CDS encoding 2OG-Fe(II) oxygenase family protein, producing MENGFEDLIASYIENKVGISEHFLSPELANHLKQNLLDLNKKSLLMAAGIGNSEKVSYDGAIRSDSIYWLDKKHNNVFENEFFAQIDAFIIYLNESCYAGITGYEFHYSLYETGDFYLKHLDQFKNNPSRKYSMISYLNSNWQESDGGELMIHQENNNHKIAPTQGKTVFFKSNELVHEVLVTQNTRMSITGWLKSD from the coding sequence ATGGAAAATGGTTTCGAAGATTTGATTGCGAGTTATATTGAGAACAAAGTAGGAATATCAGAACATTTTTTAAGTCCCGAATTGGCAAATCATCTAAAACAAAATTTACTCGATTTAAACAAGAAAAGTTTATTGATGGCCGCAGGAATTGGAAATTCTGAGAAAGTTAGTTACGACGGAGCAATCAGAAGCGATTCGATTTATTGGTTAGATAAAAAGCATAATAATGTTTTCGAAAATGAATTTTTTGCTCAAATCGATGCTTTCATTATTTATCTAAATGAAAGCTGTTACGCCGGAATTACCGGTTATGAATTTCATTATTCGTTATACGAAACAGGCGATTTTTATCTCAAACATTTAGATCAGTTTAAAAATAATCCAAGTCGGAAATATTCTATGATTAGCTATCTTAACAGTAATTGGCAGGAAAGCGACGGAGGAGAACTCATGATTCATCAGGAAAATAACAATCACAAAATTGCCCCAACTCAAGGCAAAACAGTTTTCTTTAAAAGCAACGAATTAGTTCATGAGGTTTTGGTTACACAAAATACGAGAATGAGTATTACAGGTTGGCTTAAGAGTGATTAA
- a CDS encoding Glu/Leu/Phe/Val dehydrogenase has product MSTEIIKQNPFQSMIDRFNIAADILNLDESIRQKLQRPEKQIVVNFSITLDNGTIQNFEGYRVIHNTALGPSKGGIRYDTAVNLDEVKALAAWMTWKSAVTGIPFGGAKGGIICDPRTLSKTELEKITRAYTKALSDIFGPEKDVPAPDMGTGPDEMGWLMDEFSLVHGKTIHAVVTGKHLHSGGSLGRVEATGRGVSIITLLALQKLKLRPAKSTVAIQGFGNVGLHSALFLFEKGLKIVAVSDVSEAFYNPEGLNIPELILYYNLNNKSIKGYPNSVAIKHEDLLLLDVDVLIPAAKEDVITQKNANAIRAKIIVEGANGPVSSDADKILHDNNILVVPDILANAGGVTVSYFEWLQNSLLESWRIHQINKRLEDILEKGFETVFRIALKHNVTPRIAAYIIALQKVADTQLVKEVALSEPKFKQN; this is encoded by the coding sequence ATGAGTACAGAAATTATAAAACAGAATCCCTTTCAATCTATGATTGATCGCTTTAATATCGCGGCCGATATTTTAAATCTGGATGAATCAATCAGACAAAAATTGCAGCGACCGGAAAAACAAATTGTTGTTAATTTTTCTATTACGCTGGATAACGGAACAATTCAAAATTTTGAAGGTTATCGCGTGATTCACAATACAGCATTAGGACCTTCAAAAGGCGGAATTCGTTATGATACGGCTGTAAATCTGGATGAAGTTAAAGCCCTAGCAGCCTGGATGACCTGGAAATCTGCCGTAACAGGAATTCCTTTTGGAGGAGCAAAAGGCGGAATTATTTGCGATCCGAGAACACTTTCTAAAACAGAATTAGAAAAAATTACAAGAGCCTACACAAAAGCTTTATCAGATATTTTTGGACCTGAAAAAGATGTTCCAGCACCAGATATGGGAACTGGCCCTGACGAGATGGGCTGGTTAATGGATGAATTTTCGTTAGTGCACGGCAAAACAATTCACGCCGTAGTTACCGGAAAACATTTGCATTCCGGAGGTTCATTGGGCAGAGTAGAAGCAACAGGAAGAGGCGTAAGTATTATTACATTATTGGCACTTCAAAAATTAAAACTAAGACCGGCAAAATCTACAGTTGCTATTCAGGGATTTGGTAATGTTGGATTACATTCGGCTTTATTTTTATTCGAAAAAGGCTTAAAAATTGTTGCTGTAAGCGATGTTTCTGAAGCTTTTTATAATCCGGAAGGACTTAATATTCCAGAGTTGATTTTGTATTATAACCTGAATAATAAAAGTATAAAAGGATATCCAAATTCAGTTGCTATAAAACACGAAGATTTATTGCTTCTGGATGTAGATGTATTGATTCCGGCAGCGAAAGAAGATGTAATTACACAAAAAAATGCCAATGCTATTCGTGCCAAAATTATAGTTGAAGGCGCCAACGGACCAGTTTCGTCAGACGCTGATAAAATATTGCATGACAATAATATATTGGTAGTTCCGGATATTTTGGCAAATGCCGGAGGAGTAACCGTTTCGTATTTTGAATGGCTTCAGAATTCTCTTTTAGAATCATGGAGAATCCATCAGATAAATAAACGTCTGGAAGATATTTTAGAAAAAGGCTTCGAAACCGTTTTTAGAATTGCTCTCAAACATAATGTAACGCCTCGAATTGCGGCCTATATTATTGCCTTGCAAAAAGTAGCCGATACACAATTGGTTAAAGAAGTGGCGTTGAGTGAACCAAAGTTTAAGCAGAATTAA
- a CDS encoding VWA domain-containing protein — translation MKNEFKNGFYFKSYEAPFQSPFEKLFGIFKELITHTSGDFDEAIDWLRELDKEYKLTDENYTIDDFIEDLKKKGYIKDEVKPDGSEGFGITAKTERAIRQQALDQIFGNLQRSGNGNHKTKYAGNGDEHTGEFREFNFGDSLERISLTESLRNAQINNGVESFKLTENDLVVEEAQYKAQMSTVLMIDISHSMILYGEDRITPAKKVAMALAELITTRYPKDTLDILVFGNDAWTIPIKDLPYLQVGPYHTNTVAGLQLAMDILHRKRNTNKQIFMITDGKPSCVRERDGSYYMNSNGLDEYIVDKCYTQAQQARKLHIPITTFMIASDPYLQRFVNHFTEANQGKAFYTGLKGLGEMIFEDYETNRKKRVR, via the coding sequence ATGAAAAACGAATTTAAAAATGGTTTTTATTTTAAGTCGTACGAAGCCCCATTTCAGTCTCCGTTTGAAAAACTCTTTGGCATTTTCAAAGAGTTAATCACCCATACTTCGGGTGATTTTGATGAAGCTATAGACTGGCTTCGGGAGTTAGATAAAGAATATAAACTTACGGATGAGAATTACACAATCGATGATTTTATCGAAGATTTAAAAAAGAAAGGTTACATAAAAGACGAAGTCAAACCAGATGGGAGTGAAGGCTTTGGAATTACTGCTAAAACAGAACGCGCCATTAGGCAACAAGCTTTAGATCAGATTTTTGGTAATTTGCAACGTTCCGGAAACGGAAATCATAAAACCAAATATGCCGGAAATGGTGATGAACATACAGGAGAATTCCGCGAATTTAATTTTGGAGATAGTTTAGAACGTATTTCGCTGACCGAAAGTTTACGAAATGCCCAAATTAACAATGGAGTTGAAAGTTTCAAGCTGACCGAAAATGATTTGGTTGTCGAAGAAGCACAATACAAAGCTCAGATGAGCACTGTTTTGATGATCGACATTAGTCACAGTATGATTTTGTACGGCGAAGATAGAATCACGCCTGCCAAAAAAGTTGCAATGGCTTTGGCAGAATTAATCACAACACGTTATCCAAAAGATACACTTGATATTTTGGTTTTCGGAAACGATGCATGGACAATTCCAATTAAGGATTTGCCTTATTTGCAAGTAGGGCCTTATCATACCAATACCGTTGCAGGTTTGCAATTAGCGATGGATATTTTACACAGAAAGCGAAATACCAACAAACAAATTTTCATGATTACCGACGGAAAACCCAGTTGCGTCAGGGAACGTGATGGTTCTTATTATATGAATAGTAACGGTTTAGACGAATATATCGTAGATAAATGTTACACTCAGGCACAACAAGCCAGAAAATTACACATTCCGATAACGACATTTATGATTGCAAGCGATCCGTATTTGCAGCGTTTTGTCAATCATTTTACCGAAGCAAATCAAGGAAAAGCATTTTACACCGGATTAAAAGGCCTGGGTGAAATGATTTTTGAAGATTATGAAACGAATAGGAAGAAGAGAGTTCGTTAA
- a CDS encoding DUF4369 domain-containing protein: MKKILFLLTASVAIMSCSKVKDGEYLITGTAKGIENGKTIILQGQDPTTHMTVALDTVKVENGKFEIKGKVTEPAFHALIVQGSNAPLPFILETGEITVAIDKDSIHKSKISGTYNNDEYVKFTEDLNKTQKSLIDFQKKNTQKMQAAQQAQDTAVINGLMKQYMEIQTEVQANSKKKYVAYAESHPKSFISALIIQSMIADPSADVKKTETLYNALDESVKNTTPGKDIKTKIGQAKMPAVGASAPPVGSAK; the protein is encoded by the coding sequence ATGAAAAAAATACTTTTTTTACTTACCGCTTCTGTAGCGATTATGTCATGCAGTAAAGTTAAAGACGGAGAATATCTAATTACCGGAACAGCTAAAGGAATCGAAAACGGAAAAACTATCATTCTTCAAGGTCAGGATCCAACAACACATATGACAGTTGCTCTTGATACAGTAAAAGTTGAAAACGGAAAATTCGAAATAAAAGGAAAAGTAACTGAACCAGCTTTTCATGCATTAATTGTTCAAGGTTCTAATGCACCTCTACCTTTTATCTTAGAAACTGGAGAAATCACTGTTGCAATTGATAAAGACAGTATCCATAAATCTAAAATTTCTGGAACTTACAACAATGACGAGTATGTAAAATTTACTGAAGATCTTAATAAAACTCAAAAAAGTTTAATTGACTTCCAGAAAAAAAATACTCAAAAAATGCAAGCTGCTCAACAAGCTCAAGATACAGCAGTTATCAATGGTTTGATGAAACAATACATGGAAATTCAAACTGAAGTTCAGGCAAACTCTAAAAAGAAATATGTTGCTTATGCTGAAAGTCATCCAAAATCATTTATCTCTGCTTTGATTATTCAAAGTATGATAGCTGATCCAAGTGCTGATGTTAAAAAAACAGAGACTTTATACAATGCTTTAGATGAATCTGTAAAAAACACTACTCCTGGAAAAGACATTAAAACTAAAATAGGTCAAGCAAAAATGCCTGCAGTTGGTGCGTCAGCTCCTCCTGTTGGTAGCGCTAAATGA
- a CDS encoding KTSC domain-containing protein: MKKIVEYRKLLNVEKTAELKDLKTIYRNAMKESHPDKFQGDDAGLKAAEEKSKAIIEAYHFLVSINPETIKVNLPEYTETIATATITDYKFVEGRLIIDFSNGSVYEYISVPKATYVKMVNADSPGRFAKRHILNSFTWRKKTNQE; this comes from the coding sequence ATGAAAAAAATAGTTGAATACCGTAAGTTACTAAACGTAGAGAAAACTGCAGAGTTAAAAGATTTAAAAACCATTTATCGTAATGCGATGAAGGAATCTCATCCTGATAAATTTCAAGGTGATGATGCTGGTTTAAAAGCTGCAGAAGAAAAAAGTAAAGCAATCATTGAAGCTTATCACTTTTTGGTAAGTATTAATCCTGAAACGATTAAAGTTAATTTACCTGAATATACTGAGACTATCGCAACTGCAACAATTACTGATTATAAATTTGTTGAAGGTCGTTTAATTATCGATTTCTCAAACGGAAGTGTTTACGAATACATTAGTGTTCCTAAAGCTACTTACGTGAAAATGGTAAATGCAGATTCTCCTGGAAGATTCGCAAAAAGACATATTTTGAACTCTTTTACCTGGAGAAAGAAAACAAATCAAGAATAG